A region of the Neomicrococcus lactis genome:
AGACGGCTCCAGAACAAGCTCGTCCGGTGCAGCAGACGAGGCCAGCACAGCCTCAAGCTGAACAGCCGCGCCAGCCTCAGACCCCACCTGTACAAGGACCACCGGCTCAGACGAGGCCAACGCAGCAACGGCCTGAGCAGGCACAGCCAGTGCAGTCGCGTCCAGATCAGTCCCAGCCGCAGCAAGAGCCACCCGCTCAGCGCGGACGGCCACAGAGCAATCCGGCCCAGTCCGGCGGAACTGGTTCTGTCGAGATGTTCCGCCGTGCTTGGCCAGAAATCATGAACCGCTTGAGCGAAGTTCGCCGAGCGGTCTGGATGGCCGTTGAGCCTAACGCCACCGTGGCTGGGTTCGATGGTCAAACGCTCACCATCGCGTTCTCCAACGAGGGTGCGTTCAACAACTTCCGTGGTCGCGAGGCCAACGCCGAATTGCTTCAGCGTTGTATTCAAGACGTGCTTGGAGTTGGTGTTTCAATCGTCGCGGTGAGCGGAGGGGCTGCGCCTGCAGGTGGTTTGGGCCCAAAAGATAGGGGCCGCGAGGCCCCTGCTCAGCGTCCACAAGAACACGTTGCACGGCCTACCAATACGCCAACTTCCGCCCCGGCGGCACCACGACCCGGAACTGCACCGGTAACACCAGGAGCACCTGCGGATTCACGTCCGCGGACCGCCCAGGAAGCACCAGCCGTTGCTCCGGATCAGCGCGCTCCTCAGCGCTCTGTTACCCCGACGCAACGAGCCGCGCAACGTCCCGCGCCCGAACGACCTGCACCAGAACGTCGAGCACCTGAACGTTCAGCGTCGGCTGAGCGACCGGCACAGGCTGAGCGACAAGCACCAGCCCAACGACCAGCTCGAGCTGAACGGCCTGCTCCAGTCGAACGGCCGGCTCCAGTTGTCACTGAACCGACTCCCCCAGCCGGCGATGCTCCAAGCCAGTTCATCGAAGATGCATGGCAAGCGGCTCCGGACATCGAACCGTGGGATCCCGAGGGAGACCCGTGGGCAGGTGTTGACGGTGGTGACTGGGAAGAAACGCCTTCCAACCGGTCAGGTGAGAGCTCGGAGGCTTCCGCCGTCGTACCGGAAATTGAGAAGTCAGCGCCGCAAGTTTCTGCACCCGCTGCTGCACCAACGGCGACTGCACCTGTTGCCGCCAAGCCAGCATCTGCGGCACCAGCAGTTACCCCGACGCCTACCCGCACTCCGGCTTCCCCATCGACCCAGAATCCAGTGGCACCTTCGCCAGGCGGATCTGCCGCGCCCACGGCTCCGGTGGCACCAGCACCCGGCGCGTCCACAGACCGTCCGGTAGCTCCGCTTCCAGTGCCTCAGGACACGAATAACTGGGGCTGGGAGTCTCAACGTGAGGCAGTGGCCCAGGAGCCTCCGGTTGCCGATGAGCCGAAGAATGAGGCGCATGAAGTGCCCATGTCCCAACGGATTGCGGCGAAGCTTGCGCAGGATCCGGCAGCGGCGAACCCCACAGTTCCAGATCTGCCCCGGCAGGCCATGCCTCCGGCGCGCGCCAAGGATAACGGCGTAGAATCAGCCTTCGTTGATGATGTTCCAAGCGATGAGGACATCATGATTGAAGATTCCTTGTTGGTGGGTCGCGCGGCCGTTGAACGAGTACTTGACGGCAAGCTCATCGAGGCTCGAAACCTTGACGGAACGCCCATCATCTGAATCTCGCAACGTGAGAACCGCTTGCGCGGGAAGGTGAGGATTTGTGTACCAGGGTGCTGTTCAAGAGCTAATCGACGAGCTCGGCCGTCTGCCCGGAATCGGTCCAAAGTCCGCGCAGCGCATCGCCTTCCACATCCTTGATGCTGATCCCGATGACATGAAGCGCCTTGCCGACGCCATCCGCGTGGTCAAGGAAAAGGTCAAGTTCTGCAAGGTGTGCTTCAACGTCACTGAGCAGGAGACCTGCAACATTTGCTTGGATCCGCGCCGCGACGAAACCGTCATCTGCGTGGTGGAAGAGTCCAAGGACATCCTCACCATCGAGCGAACTCGTTCCTTCCGCGGCCGCTATCACGTGCTCGGCGGAGCCATTAACCCCATTGGCGGTGTTGGCCCGGAGCAGCTGCATATCCGCGAACTCGTAACCCGTTTGGGCGACGAGAAGATTCAAGAAATTATCGTTGCCACGGACCCGAATCTTGAGGGCGAAGCGACGGCGACTTATTTGGCCCGCATGCTCAAGAGCATCGGCATCAAGGTCACGCGCTTGGCTTCAGGATTGCCCGTCGGCGGCGACCTAGAGTACGCCGATGATGTGACTCTAGGTCGCGCCTTCGAGGGTCGCCGCAGCCTGGTTGGCTAGGCGATACGCATTCCCCGAGAAAGGGTCTTGACTGGTGTCCTGACCCGGCTGTGAGCCCACCAGAGCAATGCCCCAAGGAAGACCACCTGGATACCCACACCTAGTGGCCAGATAGGCACTACTTGTGGATCGGGAAGTTCGGAACGCTTCATTCCGGTGTAGCAGTCATATTGGTAAGCCGGGCCTGCCTGCGCAGTGCGAACCCCGTTGCTGATACTCGTGAAGAGTTCTCCATCGTTCTGATCACCCGCTCGATAAGGCTCGCGCGCAAAGTCGGCCACCATCACGAAGGGGTTCGCGGCGAGGAGCCACGTAACCCGCTCCGTGTGAACAACCTTCATTTCAGTGGTTCCGGTACTGCACTTAGATTGTTCATTGAACCAATCATTCAACGCGTTCGGGTCCGTGGACTCGATGATTTCCTGTGGCGGCTCATAACTGACGCCTTCCAAGTAGGGAGCTTGCTCTGGCTGCGCACTCAATTGCGCGCCCAGCCCAAAACTGATCAACGTTCCCACGGCAAACAAGGCCACCAACAGGTACGTCCCGAGGACGGAGAAGAGTGGGCGAATAGAAACCGCGGAGACCGCTACGCCAATTCCGGTCATGACAAGAAGCTCGAAAGACAGCATCAGCACGAACAAGATCACTCGGCTGAAGTCCACGCCACCAAGCGCAAAGGACAGCAGAATAAACGGCAAGGAAACAACCAGGAAGGCGAGCGCCGAAACCCAGGCAGCCAGCCACTTGCCACCAATAATCTGCGCCGGCGACAACAAAGTGTTCTGAATGATGGCGAGTGTTCCGTTTTGCCTGTCACCCGAAATGGTGTTGGCCGCAAAGGCCGGCGCGATAAGCAGCGCAAACAACAGGACAAAGAACAGGACCGCTTCAAAGACCAACTGGCCTGATTGGAGAGCACCGTTGGACTGTGCCTCATAAGACCGGAAGGAAGAGACCACGGCCCACGTCACGAGGCCAATGACCACAAACCAGATGCCCATCATCCAGTACCAGCTGCGCGAGCGCATGCGTTGCATGAACTCCATGCGGAACACCGTGCGCAGGCCCGTCCAGAACCCTAGGGTTCCGTCCACTCCTGTGGGGTTTCGTTCGGTATCGAGTGCTTGGCTCATGATCGTTCCTCCACGTTCTTCGCCATCGCGTTGACGTAGCTTTCTTCGAGGGCACCCGTAGCGGGCGCAAATTGGGTGATGGGAATACCAGCGGAAACCAGCCTGCTCAAGAGAGCTGCGGCGTCGTGCTCAGAAGCGCACCGCACCACAAATTCAAGCCGCTGTTGCCGCCGGACTTCACCAAATTCGGTGCCGCTTTCTTCCAATGCCGTGCGCAAGCGCGCGTCGTCCAAAGCAGTGAGTGCGTAGCGGCGAGACTGCGCGCCGGCATCCATAATGCTCTGGACATCCACAGTGCGGCCGTCGGCGATAAAGACGGCGCGGTCCGCCATTTCGTCCAGCTCGGAGAGCACGTGGGATGAGATGACGACGGCGCGGCCCGTGTCCGCGAGCCGCCTAATGAGGTTGCGCAGATCGATGCGCGCCCCCGGATCAAGTCCGGAAGCTGGCTCATCCAGCAACAAAATTTGGGGGTCATGAACCAATGCCCGCGCAAGGGACAGGCGCTGTTGTTGGCCTCGCGAAAGCACGCCGGACGGGCGCTTCGCGAGTTCGGTCAGCTGGACCAATTCCAGCAAATCGGCGGCACGAGACTCGGCGGCGCCGCGCGTCATGCCATAGAGCTGGCCCACCATCACGAGGACTTCGGTGACGGTGAGCTGCTCCCACACGCCCAGCGTGTCCGGCATCCACCCGATCTGCGCGCGCACGGCACGCAGGTTCTTAGCTGGGTCCTTGCCGTTCACCGTGATGGTGCCTGCATCTGGCTGCAAGAGCGAAGCAAGCATGAGGAGCAAGGTGGTCTTACCGGAGCCGTTGGGCCCCACGAGGGCCGTGACTTGACCCATGGGCGCATCAAAATCAATGTTCTTTACCGCGTGCACGTCCCCAAAGGCGCGGGCGAGTCCCGCGGCCCGAATCCCTTCGTGCTGCGCAACCGGAGCGTCAGTTGTTGTCATGATTTCAAGGTACGTCTCCCACCGTTTTCACGGGGGCTACCTAGGTATGATCCTTTGACATTCCGGATCGTCCCGCGGCCTAGCTAGCGGTCATTGAGAGCTACCAGTGAATTGATGCGGTGCGTCATGAAAGGGAACCTCCTTCTCCCCTGCCTTTACAATTGGAACCGCGTGCGCCCGCGCGCCCATGAATCCCCCGAAGGAAAGTGCAGTTACATGAGCCTGATCGTCCAGAAGTTTGGCGGCTCGTCCGTCTCCGACGCGGACGGGATCAAGCGAGTTGCACAACGAATTATGGACACCCGCGCCCAGGGGCACTCGGTGGTCGTTGTGGTTTCGGCCATGGGCGACACCACGGATGACCTCTTGGACCTCGCGGGACAGCTGACAAGCGATGCCCCGGCCCGCGAAATGGACATGCTCCTTTCCTCCGGCGAACGCATCTCGATGGCGCTTCTTGCAATGGCCATCGATGCCATCGGCGGCAAGGCAGTGTCCTTCACCGGTAGCCAGGCTGGCATGGTCACGGACGCAGTCCACGGCAAGGCCCGTATCATCGAGGTCTCCCCCGAGCGCGTTCGCAAGGCGCTGGACCGGGACCACGTGGCGATCGTCGCTGGTTTCCAGGGCATGAGCAAGGAAGGCCGCAACGTCACCACCATGGGTCGCGGCGGTTCGGACACCACGGCCGTGGCACTTGCCGCAGCCCTGAACGCTGATGTCTGCGAGATCTACACGGACGTTGACGGCGTCTACACCGCGGATCCACGCATTGTTCCTTCTGCAAAGAAGATTGACGAGATTTCCAGCGAAGAGATGCTCGAGATGGCCGCTTCTGGCGCCAAGATCCTGCACCTTCGCTGCGTAGAGTACGCACGTCGCTTTGGAGTTCCACTCCACGTGCGCTCTTCCTTCAGCACCAATGAGGGCACGTGGGTACTCCCCAGCCCTGACGACAAAATCAAGATTCAAGAGGGAGAACCCTTGGAACAGCCCATCATCTCCGGCGTTGCTCACGACCGTTCCGAAGCAAAAGTCACCATTGTTGGCGTGCCTGACATTCCAGGTAAGGCAGCGGACATCTTCGGTGTCATCGCTGGCGCTAACTCCAATATCGACATGATCGTTCAGAACGTGTCCACGGCTGGCAGCGGCAAGACGGACATCTCCTTCACCCTCCCCATCGTTGAGGGCAAGGACGCTTTGGCCGCATTGCGCGAGAACCAAGAGCGCATCGGTTTCGAGGGCGTGGAGTACAACGAGCAGATCGGCAAGCTTTCCCTCATCGGCGCTGGCATGCGCTCCAACCCGGGAGTTTCCTACCGCTTCTTCGAGGCGCTTTCCGCGGCTGGCGTGAACGTTGACATGATTTCCACTTCGGAAATCCGCATCTCGATTGTCACGGACGCTGACAAGTTGGATGCCGCGGTCAAGGCTGTGCACACGGCATTTGATTTGGATTCCGACGCCGCAGCTACCGTTTACGGTGGCACCGGCCGCTAAGAGCGACTCGCTATAGAGACGAAACGAAAATCCCCCAAGCGCAATTGCACTTGGGGGATTTTTTTACTTCTTCAGAAGTTCCTCAACGCGGGTGAAGATGTCCTGAACATTGCCGAGCATGCGTTCGATCTTTTCTTCCGGGGTGAGGGTCTCTTCCATCTGACGGATTCCGTCTGGCTTCTTCTTACCCAGCGTGTAGGCCACGCATTCGAGGTCCGAGCAGATGTACGTGCCGATGCTTCCGTACTTGTCCTGAGAAGACTTCGACGTAGGAATTGATACCAAGGACACTCCGCTGGATGAGTGCAGCGTCAGGCAGATCTGACACATGCGAGCGCCGCCGCCCTTCACTTGCGCGGCGTTCCGCTCCATGACTAGTCCCTGCAGCCCGCTAGTGGTTTCAGCAACTAGGAAGGCGCGCTGGGGAGACTTGGGATCGGACCAGCTCAAGAAGATCTGCTTCTCCCAGACTGCTGGGTCTGCGTTGAGGATCTCTTTGGGGAAGTTGATGCGCTGAGCGGCACCTTTGGAGCAATTGATAAAGCTCTTACGAAGAGCTGACTCTGAATGAGAGCGCATGGGAAAAACCTTTCGTGGGCTCACCAAATGTGGCCCGAAAATCTGAGGAAAACAATAGATCAGTGGGTACGAAGCAGCATCGGGTTCCTGCCGGCCACCGAGGACCGTGGAACTCCAAGAGATGGAACTTTTCGCCGCTGAGTGAAGAGACTCAGCTCTTATCTATTGCTGGCGCGCATGTAGCCGCCGACCTCCTACCGCCCGCTAGGGCTAGAAAAATTGAAAGGTGATTCAGAAGAACCTAGCTATTCTACGTTATTCGGAAACTTCGCCATCCACGTAGAACCAACGCTTGTTCTCCCGGCGGAAGTCACTGACTTCGTGCATCTGGAAGCGCTTGCCGTGGTCGTTATGATACTGAGCCACGAATTCAACGGTGCCTTCGCTATCAAAGGGACCACCCGCCGTCGTACTCAAAATAGTGAGCCGATCCCAATCCAAGCCAGGTGTACGCAGGTCTTCCAGATCAGGGCGCGTTTCCGGCGCCCACGTGTCATACACGTACTGGGCGAACTTGTCCGCGTCCGTGCTGCTCAGCGCGTAGGCCGAGTAGCGGGAGCGCATGAGCGCCTCTGCGGTGGGGGCTGCTTCGCCAGCATGGAAACGGCCGCAGCACGCCTGATAGGTGTCGCCACTGCCGCACGGGCAACGAGTTTCGTCAGTGATCTTGGTAGTCAAGGCACCAGCTTATCCGGTGGTCTCGCGCGAACGCAGAGCAAAAAAGTGAGGACCCCCAAGCCGAAGCTCAAGGGCCCTCACTCTGGAGAGATGCAACGCTAACGTTGCGGGTTGTTAGCTAGCCGTTAGCTCTTCTTCAAAGAAGACTTAGGAAGCTTGTCAATGTCCGACTGGTTGTAGACCTTGACGTTGGAAGTGGAAACAGCAGCACCGTTGGTGCCAACTGCGACCTTGACGCCTACGGCAGATCCGGTGTCACCCAAGATCACGGAGCCGTACCAGTTACCTTCAGTGAGGCCGTCCCATGCGAGGTTCACAGTGGAGGTCTTACCGTTGGCGAGTGCCAGTGGATCTGGGGAAGCAGTCATGTTGCCTGCGTCGCCCGTGAGGCCCACGTACTCGATGGTGGCGTTTGCTGCACCATTGTCATTCGTGGCATACAGGTTGCCGATCACGTAGTACGTGCCCGGTGCTGGGTTGTTGATCACGGTGGATTCCGAAGCGGACTCCGTTGCAATCTGCAATACCTGGTTGCCTGGCGTGACGATGAACATGTCCCAGTCATCATTCGCGTCATCAGCGTTCACGGAGAAGGTAGCCGTCTTGGTTCCCTTAGCAACGTTGACAACCTTCGTTGCCGTGGAGCTGTTAGAACCGATGACAGCGCCTTCGCCCGGCTTCTTAGCACCGGTTGGGGTCACATCGCCCTTGGCCAAGCCAAGAACCGAAAGGTCAGCGTTGGTGGTAACGCCGCCCAGAACATCGAAGGAGCCCTTTCCGGAAGCACCGGAGAACTCAACGAGGTTAGGAGCCGCGACAGCCAACGGACGAACCGAGACTGGGCTGTTGACGGAGAACTGAGCCTTGCCCTTGCCAGCGCTGTTGCCAATGCCGGGGCCCTGATAGTTCCAAGACAACGAACCGTGAGCGAACTTGTTGGTGGCAGCTGACACGTTCTTGAAGGTGACGGTGAAGGACTTCTTCTCGCCAGCCTTGGCAAACTTCAACGTGGATGGCGAGACCTTGACGTCAACACCAGGAACGTTCGCTGAAGCCGTGTAGGTGCCCTTGGTCAGTGCTGTCACTTCTCGGGTCACGGTGACTTCGCCAACCAAGCTACCTACTGCGTAGGATGCGAGGTTCACGTTCTTTGCGTCAAGCTCACCGTTGATGAGTGCATCCCAGTCATTCACGTCATTTTCGTAAACGAGGCCTGGGTTCGTCATCTTGTTTGGATCAGCTTCACCAGCGCCGGTCGCGAAGTTGTCGAGGTTCTTGGAACCATCGTTGTTGAGAACGTCGTAAGACGTAGTCATCATCGCGGACTTCACAGCCGAAGGAGACCACGTTGGGTACTTCGAGAACATGAGTGCTGCGTAGCCGGCTACGTGAGGAGCAGCCATCGACGTACCGGACATGAAGCCCGTGGAGTCGCCGTTGTATGCCTCAGGAACCACACCTGCAAGAACGTTCACGCCAGGGGCTGCAAGGTCAGGCTTGAGCAAGTCAGAGCCTTCTGCAAGAGTCTGGCCGC
Encoded here:
- a CDS encoding DNA polymerase III subunit gamma and tau, which gives rise to MSTALYRRYRPDDFADVIGQEHVTDPLMAALEKNRVNHAYLFSGPRGCGKTTSARILARCLNCVHGPTAHPCGECDSCRDLQRGGPGSLDVIEIDAASHGGVDDARDLRERATFAPVRDRYKIFIIDEAHMVTSAGFNALLKIVEEPPEHIKFIFATTEPDKVIGTIRSRTHHYPFRLVPPEPLMAYLQELCDAENVEVAPGVLSLVARAGGGSVRDSLSVLDQLMAGAGEEGLDYELAVNLLGYTHSALLDDVVDALAAHDSATVFNVVDRVIQTGHDPRRFVEDLLERFRDLIIVKAMPDEASHIIRGLPEDQLARMRQQANVLGASELSRNADTTNKALTDMTGATSPRLHLELLSARLLLPASDHSERGMAARVDRIERHLNFASAEETPVRGSQAGARSGIEQQASAAVRGSSRPAERPRAAEQPQRSESAAPQPEPTRTTAAPMPRVAAAPAPAASMPQAASSTPEEASNPAASMPPVQTSPAQSSVPETPQAPRNTPAASPDWGNTWGALEEEPAAPVRQPELPQQQQRPRTEHHVQQQQDPRRGQQTAPEQARPVQQTRPAQPQAEQPRQPQTPPVQGPPAQTRPTQQRPEQAQPVQSRPDQSQPQQEPPAQRGRPQSNPAQSGGTGSVEMFRRAWPEIMNRLSEVRRAVWMAVEPNATVAGFDGQTLTIAFSNEGAFNNFRGREANAELLQRCIQDVLGVGVSIVAVSGGAAPAGGLGPKDRGREAPAQRPQEHVARPTNTPTSAPAAPRPGTAPVTPGAPADSRPRTAQEAPAVAPDQRAPQRSVTPTQRAAQRPAPERPAPERRAPERSASAERPAQAERQAPAQRPARAERPAPVERPAPVVTEPTPPAGDAPSQFIEDAWQAAPDIEPWDPEGDPWAGVDGGDWEETPSNRSGESSEASAVVPEIEKSAPQVSAPAAAPTATAPVAAKPASAAPAVTPTPTRTPASPSTQNPVAPSPGGSAAPTAPVAPAPGASTDRPVAPLPVPQDTNNWGWESQREAVAQEPPVADEPKNEAHEVPMSQRIAAKLAQDPAAANPTVPDLPRQAMPPARAKDNGVESAFVDDVPSDEDIMIEDSLLVGRAAVERVLDGKLIEARNLDGTPII
- the recR gene encoding recombination mediator RecR, with product MYQGAVQELIDELGRLPGIGPKSAQRIAFHILDADPDDMKRLADAIRVVKEKVKFCKVCFNVTEQETCNICLDPRRDETVICVVEESKDILTIERTRSFRGRYHVLGGAINPIGGVGPEQLHIRELVTRLGDEKIQEIIVATDPNLEGEATATYLARMLKSIGIKVTRLASGLPVGGDLEYADDVTLGRAFEGRRSLVG
- a CDS encoding ABC transporter permease → MSQALDTERNPTGVDGTLGFWTGLRTVFRMEFMQRMRSRSWYWMMGIWFVVIGLVTWAVVSSFRSYEAQSNGALQSGQLVFEAVLFFVLLFALLIAPAFAANTISGDRQNGTLAIIQNTLLSPAQIIGGKWLAAWVSALAFLVVSLPFILLSFALGGVDFSRVILFVLMLSFELLVMTGIGVAVSAVSIRPLFSVLGTYLLVALFAVGTLISFGLGAQLSAQPEQAPYLEGVSYEPPQEIIESTDPNALNDWFNEQSKCSTGTTEMKVVHTERVTWLLAANPFVMVADFAREPYRAGDQNDGELFTSISNGVRTAQAGPAYQYDCYTGMKRSELPDPQVVPIWPLGVGIQVVFLGALLWWAHSRVRTPVKTLSRGMRIA
- a CDS encoding ABC transporter ATP-binding protein, encoding MTTTDAPVAQHEGIRAAGLARAFGDVHAVKNIDFDAPMGQVTALVGPNGSGKTTLLLMLASLLQPDAGTITVNGKDPAKNLRAVRAQIGWMPDTLGVWEQLTVTEVLVMVGQLYGMTRGAAESRAADLLELVQLTELAKRPSGVLSRGQQQRLSLARALVHDPQILLLDEPASGLDPGARIDLRNLIRRLADTGRAVVISSHVLSELDEMADRAVFIADGRTVDVQSIMDAGAQSRRYALTALDDARLRTALEESGTEFGEVRRQQRLEFVVRCASEHDAAALLSRLVSAGIPITQFAPATGALEESYVNAMAKNVEERS
- a CDS encoding aspartate kinase, giving the protein MSLIVQKFGGSSVSDADGIKRVAQRIMDTRAQGHSVVVVVSAMGDTTDDLLDLAGQLTSDAPAREMDMLLSSGERISMALLAMAIDAIGGKAVSFTGSQAGMVTDAVHGKARIIEVSPERVRKALDRDHVAIVAGFQGMSKEGRNVTTMGRGGSDTTAVALAAALNADVCEIYTDVDGVYTADPRIVPSAKKIDEISSEEMLEMAASGAKILHLRCVEYARRFGVPLHVRSSFSTNEGTWVLPSPDDKIKIQEGEPLEQPIISGVAHDRSEAKVTIVGVPDIPGKAADIFGVIAGANSNIDMIVQNVSTAGSGKTDISFTLPIVEGKDALAALRENQERIGFEGVEYNEQIGKLSLIGAGMRSNPGVSYRFFEALSAAGVNVDMISTSEIRISIVTDADKLDAAVKAVHTAFDLDSDAAATVYGGTGR
- a CDS encoding FBP domain-containing protein; translation: MRSHSESALRKSFINCSKGAAQRINFPKEILNADPAVWEKQIFLSWSDPKSPQRAFLVAETTSGLQGLVMERNAAQVKGGGARMCQICLTLHSSSGVSLVSIPTSKSSQDKYGSIGTYICSDLECVAYTLGKKKPDGIRQMEETLTPEEKIERMLGNVQDIFTRVEELLKK
- a CDS encoding YchJ family protein, which gives rise to MTTKITDETRCPCGSGDTYQACCGRFHAGEAAPTAEALMRSRYSAYALSSTDADKFAQYVYDTWAPETRPDLEDLRTPGLDWDRLTILSTTAGGPFDSEGTVEFVAQYHNDHGKRFQMHEVSDFRRENKRWFYVDGEVSE